In one Mucilaginibacter ginsenosidivorax genomic region, the following are encoded:
- a CDS encoding hybrid sensor histidine kinase/response regulator transcription factor: protein MSFKVYITFIFLVFTHQWLSAQNHLYKFSRLDITDGLSDNHVNCIFKDEKGFMWFGTNSGLSRYDGFKFKVFKHEADNPNSLSESFVSRISEGPDKKLWIFTHSNISIYDPATENFAVSVADELRRYKIITSDVTLIRKDKDGGFWFITKNKGVYRYNPADSSTSFYCTSSFSKTILHSDAIMDVAATKNNAVWLIYSDGIIDLLDTRLNKIIKRFDGLARANLYKQESYTLAVDNKNNLWIYSAAGPFGTYCFNTQNYSLLHFSKDTPDGRLNSNIVNTIIQGDDNKIWIGTDHGGINVLDMVTHKVTYLVNKEDDPQSISGNSVFLYRDDAGIVWAGTFKQGISYYHSAIIQFPVYRHLLTDKNSLPYEDINAFAEDRNGNLWIGTNGGGLINFNPETKKYTQFKHDAANPNSLSIDIIISLYVDHENKLWIGTYFGGLDCFDGKKFIHYRHSDKDKTTISDDRVYTMIEDASQNLWAGTFAGGLNVLDRKSNTFRHPEYKMVSDYTAFFYKDRQQNIWIGRDKGVDVIERKTNRVRHYYYQPKNPNSLAGSDVNIITQDSRGLMWIGTKSGLSILNAQTNTFLNVDKGMGWPVNNVSNILEDNQGRMWVSTTNGLSNISLTPAGGQYKFQVDNYNEADGLQGRDFNLYAAIKLRNGQMAFGGAHGFNLFDPAVINTLKPNPKLVFTDFRLFNKSVAAGDSIKGRVVLNKAIAETDWITLNHNENVFDIEFAANEYFYPNKISYQYTLEGFDKGWITFPANSHSVTYTNLDGGDYTFKVRELNTGKEISLKITVQPPFWKTPIAYIAYMLLALGLLFYIRHRGITKLERQFEFKQAEIEAERKLASQREEAQRMHQLDLMKIKFFVNISHEFRTPLSLILSPIDDLIKVSDNPDQQHHLTMIKRNSKRLLNLVNQLIDFRKMEHNELKLSLNKGDIIQFIKEVSSSFTDVAHQKKIQYLFESELHSFTTKFDHDKIERILFNLLSNAFKFTPAGGSISVILNTPQVANLPADKRMLEIRVIDTGIGITKENQEMIFERFFQDNIPESLLNQGSGIGLSITKEFIKIHGGTIRLESEPEYGSCFIVSIPFEGKTEKLTLAPAIQENNTLPTLKNTEGIQGSNKKPTVLLIEDDDDMRFYLKENLKDHFHIIEAVNGKEGWQKALALHPKLIVSDVTMPEMNGFELSRKLKGDSRTSHIPVILLTAMAGEDDQLVGLECGANDYIVKPFNSGILLSKINNLLLMQQTFKETYQKQVDIQSQDVVVVSEDEKFLKNALDFIEQNITKPNFSVEELARHLALSRVSLYRKLLSLTGKTPVDCIRTIRLQRAVQLLEKSKLSIANVAYEVGFNNAAYFAKVFKEEFGMLPSEYIAELKNKEHEDILA from the coding sequence ATGAGTTTTAAAGTTTATATAACATTTATATTTCTTGTTTTTACCCATCAGTGGCTATCTGCCCAAAATCATTTATATAAATTTTCGCGGTTGGATATTACCGATGGCTTATCTGATAATCACGTCAATTGTATTTTTAAAGACGAAAAAGGGTTCATGTGGTTTGGCACAAACTCGGGGCTGAGCAGGTACGACGGGTTTAAATTTAAGGTTTTTAAGCACGAGGCCGATAATCCCAATTCGCTAAGTGAAAGCTTTGTTTCGCGCATCAGCGAAGGGCCTGATAAAAAGCTATGGATATTTACGCACAGCAATATCAGTATTTATGACCCCGCGACCGAGAACTTTGCTGTTAGCGTTGCCGATGAACTTCGACGGTATAAAATTATAACCAGCGATGTAACACTCATTCGAAAGGATAAAGACGGCGGCTTTTGGTTTATCACCAAAAATAAAGGCGTGTACAGGTATAACCCCGCTGATAGTTCCACATCGTTTTACTGCACATCCTCCTTTTCAAAAACCATTTTGCATTCAGATGCCATAATGGATGTGGCGGCCACAAAAAACAATGCTGTTTGGTTAATTTATAGCGATGGTATCATCGATTTGTTGGATACCCGGTTAAATAAAATCATCAAACGTTTTGATGGCCTTGCCAGGGCTAACTTATATAAGCAGGAATCGTACACGCTTGCCGTTGATAATAAAAACAACTTATGGATTTATTCGGCCGCAGGCCCTTTTGGTACCTACTGCTTCAATACCCAAAACTATTCACTTTTACATTTTAGCAAAGATACGCCCGATGGCCGGCTAAACTCCAATATTGTGAATACCATAATACAGGGCGATGATAACAAAATATGGATAGGTACCGATCATGGCGGCATCAATGTACTTGATATGGTAACCCATAAAGTAACCTACCTGGTAAATAAGGAGGACGACCCTCAATCCATCAGCGGTAACAGTGTTTTTTTATACAGGGATGATGCCGGCATTGTTTGGGCGGGCACTTTTAAGCAGGGCATAAGTTATTACCACAGCGCCATCATTCAATTTCCGGTTTACAGGCATTTGTTAACAGATAAAAACAGCCTGCCCTACGAGGATATTAATGCTTTTGCCGAAGACAGGAACGGTAATTTATGGATTGGGACAAATGGCGGCGGCCTTATTAATTTTAACCCGGAAACCAAAAAATATACCCAGTTCAAGCACGATGCGGCTAATCCTAACAGTTTATCAATTGATATTATCATAAGCTTATATGTTGACCATGAAAATAAACTTTGGATAGGCACCTATTTTGGCGGGCTGGATTGTTTTGATGGTAAAAAGTTTATTCATTACCGTCACAGCGATAAAGATAAAACCACCATTAGCGACGACCGGGTTTATACCATGATAGAGGATGCTTCACAGAATTTGTGGGCCGGCACCTTTGCCGGCGGACTGAACGTACTTGACCGTAAAAGCAACACTTTCCGCCATCCCGAGTATAAAATGGTATCTGACTACACTGCTTTTTTTTATAAGGACAGGCAGCAAAATATTTGGATAGGCCGCGATAAAGGTGTTGATGTAATAGAGCGCAAAACAAACCGGGTGCGGCATTACTACTATCAGCCTAAAAATCCGAACAGCCTTGCCGGCAGCGATGTAAATATAATAACCCAGGATAGCCGCGGATTGATGTGGATTGGCACAAAAAGCGGCTTAAGCATACTTAACGCCCAAACCAATACATTTTTAAATGTAGATAAGGGCATGGGCTGGCCGGTAAATAATGTATCGAACATTTTAGAAGATAACCAGGGCCGGATGTGGGTAAGCACTACCAACGGCCTTTCAAACATCAGTTTAACACCCGCAGGCGGGCAATATAAATTCCAGGTTGATAATTACAATGAAGCCGATGGCTTACAGGGGCGGGATTTTAACTTATATGCCGCAATAAAACTACGGAACGGGCAAATGGCATTTGGCGGCGCGCATGGGTTTAATTTATTTGACCCTGCAGTAATAAACACCCTTAAACCCAATCCCAAACTGGTATTTACCGATTTTAGGCTGTTTAACAAAAGCGTAGCCGCCGGCGATTCGATAAAGGGGAGGGTTGTGCTAAACAAAGCCATAGCAGAAACAGACTGGATAACCCTGAACCATAATGAAAATGTATTTGATATAGAGTTTGCTGCCAACGAGTATTTTTACCCCAATAAAATAAGTTACCAGTATACCCTTGAAGGCTTTGATAAAGGCTGGATCACTTTTCCGGCCAACAGCCATAGTGTTACCTACACCAATCTTGACGGTGGCGATTATACTTTTAAAGTGAGGGAATTGAATACAGGTAAAGAGATCTCGCTAAAAATTACTGTTCAGCCGCCTTTTTGGAAAACACCAATAGCATACATTGCTTACATGCTGCTTGCACTCGGGCTGTTGTTTTACATCAGGCACCGCGGTATAACCAAACTGGAGCGGCAATTTGAATTTAAACAGGCCGAGATAGAGGCTGAAAGAAAACTTGCCAGCCAGCGCGAAGAAGCGCAGCGCATGCACCAGCTTGATTTAATGAAGATTAAATTCTTCGTTAACATTAGTCACGAGTTTCGTACGCCACTGTCATTAATCCTGTCGCCCATTGATGATCTTATTAAGGTATCTGATAACCCCGATCAGCAACATCATTTAACCATGATTAAGCGCAACAGCAAGCGCTTGCTTAACCTGGTTAACCAGTTGATAGATTTCAGAAAAATGGAGCATAACGAATTGAAGTTGAGCTTAAATAAGGGCGATATTATTCAATTTATAAAAGAGGTTTCATCGTCATTTACGGATGTAGCCCATCAAAAGAAAATCCAATACCTGTTTGAAAGCGAGCTGCACTCATTTACCACCAAATTTGACCACGATAAAATAGAAAGGATACTGTTTAACCTGCTATCAAACGCGTTTAAGTTTACGCCGGCCGGCGGCAGCATCAGCGTAATTTTAAATACCCCGCAGGTTGCTAATTTGCCGGCCGATAAAAGGATGCTCGAAATCAGGGTAATTGATACAGGTATCGGGATTACGAAGGAAAACCAGGAGATGATTTTTGAACGGTTTTTCCAGGATAATATTCCCGAAAGCCTGCTAAACCAGGGCAGCGGAATTGGCTTATCAATTACAAAAGAGTTTATAAAGATACATGGCGGAACGATAAGGCTGGAAAGCGAACCCGAATATGGCAGTTGTTTTATTGTAAGTATACCATTTGAGGGCAAAACCGAGAAACTGACGCTTGCGCCTGCAATACAGGAAAATAACACGCTGCCAACGTTAAAAAACACCGAAGGTATACAGGGTTCAAACAAAAAACCAACGGTTTTATTAATTGAGGACGATGACGATATGCGTTTTTACCTGAAAGAAAACCTGAAAGATCATTTCCACATTATTGAGGCCGTAAATGGTAAAGAAGGCTGGCAAAAAGCGCTTGCCCTGCACCCCAAATTAATAGTGAGCGATGTAACCATGCCCGAAATGAATGGTTTTGAGTTATCGCGAAAGTTAAAGGGAGATAGCCGTACATCGCATATCCCCGTTATATTGCTAACCGCTATGGCCGGCGAAGATGATCAGCTGGTGGGTTTGGAGTGCGGCGCTAACGATTATATTGTTAAGCCATTTAACTCGGGCATCCTGCTATCCAAAATCAATAATTTATTGCTGATGCAGCAAACGTTTAAAGAAACCTATCAAAAGCAGGTTGATATTCAATCGCAGGATGTGGTGGTGGTATCTGAAGATGAAAAATTCCTGAAAAACGCGCTTGATTTTATTGAGCAAAATATCACCAAACCCAATTTCTCGGTAGAAGAGTTAGCCAGGCACCTGGCGCTGAGCAGGGTATCCCTTTATCGTAAATTATTAAGCCTTACCGGTAAAACGCCGGTTGATTGTATCCGCACCATCCGTTTGCAACGGGCAGTACAGTTGCTGGAGAAAAGCAAGCTAAGTATTGCCAATGTTGCTTACGAAGTTGGTTTTAACAATGCCGCCTATTTTGCAAAAGTGTTTAAAGAAGAGTTTGGTATGCTGCCATCTGAGTACATCGCCGAACTGAAGAATAAAGAGCATGAAGATATTTTGGCGTAG
- a CDS encoding family 43 glycosylhydrolase, translated as MRIFTTLLLVTLFFSFLLTAVAQTKAINNPVVKGYYADPTIIKDKGLFYIYATIDPWGGNELGVLVTKDFVTFKTEHINWPTKQACTSPTSNNSMVWAPSIRKAANGKYYLYVAVGSELWVGVSSHPLGPWKNAKADNTPLVAGNKYPGVHNIDPDCFIDQDGQAYLYWGSGFKWVNGHCMAVKLKKDMVTFDGEPKDITPPHYFEAPHMVKRGGLYYLMYSYGKAIDATYQVRYSVSKTPFGPWTEGQYDPILATTPDSTTIGPGHHTVFQQNGQYYILYHRIHPQNKEYVLRELCLDSLNFDNQGNILKIKPSALSRF; from the coding sequence ATGAGGATATTTACAACCCTATTGCTGGTAACATTATTTTTTAGTTTTTTGCTGACAGCAGTTGCGCAAACAAAGGCTATAAATAACCCGGTCGTTAAGGGCTATTATGCCGATCCTACTATAATTAAAGATAAAGGGCTTTTTTATATCTATGCCACTATTGATCCCTGGGGAGGCAACGAATTGGGTGTATTGGTGACCAAAGATTTTGTGACCTTTAAAACAGAACATATTAACTGGCCAACTAAACAAGCCTGTACAAGCCCCACCTCCAATAATTCCATGGTATGGGCGCCATCCATCCGCAAGGCAGCCAATGGCAAGTATTACCTGTACGTAGCAGTTGGCAGCGAGTTGTGGGTAGGGGTAAGCAGCCACCCCCTGGGCCCGTGGAAAAATGCAAAAGCCGACAATACGCCCCTGGTTGCAGGCAATAAATATCCAGGTGTTCATAATATCGATCCCGATTGCTTTATTGACCAGGATGGGCAGGCCTATTTATACTGGGGATCTGGCTTTAAATGGGTAAATGGCCATTGCATGGCCGTAAAGCTTAAAAAAGATATGGTCACTTTTGATGGCGAACCGAAGGACATTACCCCTCCCCATTACTTTGAAGCCCCGCATATGGTTAAGCGCGGCGGCTTGTATTACCTGATGTATTCATACGGTAAAGCCATTGATGCCACTTACCAGGTGCGCTATTCGGTAAGTAAAACGCCCTTTGGCCCGTGGACGGAGGGCCAGTATGATCCTATCCTGGCAACCACGCCCGATAGTACCACAATCGGTCCGGGCCATCACACCGTGTTTCAGCAAAACGGCCAGTATTATATTTTATACCACCGTATTCATCCCCAGAATAAAGAATATGTATTGCGCGAGCTTTGTTTAGATAGCCTGAACTTTGATAACCAAGGCAATATTTTGAAAATTAAGCCATCGGCGTTAAGCCGTTTTTAA
- a CDS encoding SusC/RagA family TonB-linked outer membrane protein codes for MRGKLHIKKFVALIWINLALMLVSMSGYAQSKITGKVTGADDGLPIPGVTVKVKGGPTVTSTNTEGTYSITAGSNATLIFSFIGYTSQEVAVGGNATVNIKLSPENKALNEVVVVGYGSAKRSDVTGAISSVNAATIAKVPVTSLDQALQGRAAGVQVTNNDASPGSNITVLIRGTGSLASGGNTPLYVVDGYPINAGGINNINPSDIASIDVLKDASATAIYGVRAANGVVMVTTKKGKKDGGAQVEFNAYNAFQSKPKQYDLLNAQQFATLANDVAANDPNKHFTTLANWASPSSLTNADWQNAIYRSGLTQNYDLAIRGGNEKVQSSTSIGYYDQKGIVLGSYFKRITVGENLDYQPKKWLKSSTSAKYSYQNLNNPFGTGNLGNINQLPPTLDGGNKLTSQIKDANGNYGFFNPIYTYVAKNNNPIYSIETNQYKNINNYFLVNSSLEATIFDGLKFKTNGGITYTGYNGSYFQPSDSRKIDQYGAAAGASGTALYSQHINSTFDWLWENYLSYDKTFGSHTINFVAGVSEQESDYNSLGGSVTPPNNTIKSLSQGTNLILDANTNGAVNNGEVKRSYASQFARLAYNYASKYYLTGTVRRDGSSQFAPGHQYGTFYSGAVNWNVKKESFLTNVNWLSGLKFRGSYGELGNQHGIGDFTYQSLYSAGASATASGNLGYAFGKVGGSNGTYQAGVASIQPENDNIRWETDYVTDIGMDASFLNGELSLTVDYFNRKSKDFLLNIAASPQTGYNTLPSNVGSMVNKGWEFALNYNHAVNSDVHIDLGLTLSFIKNRLTGLYSGTNAISNFGGLGLTGDGWSEFTRTYIGQPIGEFYGYKAIGIIQNQAQLTALNAAAQAKGNDFYYKATTGVGDRLYADVDGSGKITADDRVALGSPQPKFFGGFNLGGSYKSWDFNAYFYGVYGNKILNYQESNLESFAQRGSVSIENVSKQYYNNYWTPTRSSNRYAAVHYDDTDYGNLLPSSAWIENGSFLKLKTVTVGYSLPQDLVKKLTLSKIRVYVSSQNLFTITKYTGLDPEIGTQNANPTQNGVDNGTYPSSRFYTIGLNVVF; via the coding sequence ATGAGAGGAAAACTACACATCAAAAAGTTTGTGGCTTTAATCTGGATCAACTTAGCACTTATGCTGGTAAGTATGTCTGGATATGCACAAAGCAAAATTACCGGTAAGGTAACCGGAGCCGATGACGGGCTGCCAATACCGGGAGTTACCGTTAAAGTAAAAGGCGGCCCCACCGTAACAAGTACCAATACCGAAGGTACTTATTCAATTACAGCAGGCAGCAATGCTACACTAATATTCAGCTTTATTGGCTACACCAGCCAGGAAGTAGCAGTTGGCGGCAACGCAACAGTAAACATAAAATTATCTCCCGAAAACAAGGCACTTAACGAAGTAGTTGTTGTGGGTTACGGTAGTGCCAAACGCAGCGATGTTACGGGTGCAATTAGCTCCGTTAACGCTGCAACTATAGCAAAGGTACCCGTTACATCGTTAGACCAGGCTTTACAAGGCCGTGCTGCCGGTGTACAGGTTACCAATAACGATGCTTCGCCGGGTAGTAACATTACAGTGTTAATACGTGGTACAGGTAGCCTGGCCAGTGGCGGTAACACACCGTTATATGTGGTAGACGGTTATCCAATAAATGCAGGTGGTATCAACAACATCAACCCAAGCGATATCGCATCTATAGATGTGTTGAAAGATGCTTCGGCAACAGCAATTTACGGTGTTAGGGCAGCTAATGGTGTGGTTATGGTAACCACCAAAAAAGGTAAAAAAGATGGTGGCGCGCAGGTTGAGTTTAATGCTTACAACGCGTTCCAGAGCAAGCCTAAACAGTACGATTTGTTAAACGCGCAGCAGTTTGCCACCCTGGCCAACGATGTAGCCGCAAATGACCCAAACAAACACTTTACAACATTGGCCAACTGGGCCAGCCCATCGTCGTTAACCAATGCCGATTGGCAAAATGCCATTTACCGTAGCGGTTTAACCCAAAACTATGATTTGGCTATCCGTGGTGGTAACGAAAAAGTACAATCCTCAACATCTATTGGTTATTATGATCAAAAGGGTATTGTGCTTGGCTCTTACTTCAAAAGGATCACCGTAGGTGAAAATTTAGATTATCAGCCAAAAAAATGGCTTAAATCTTCAACCAGTGCCAAATACTCTTACCAAAATTTAAATAACCCATTCGGTACCGGTAATTTAGGTAATATAAACCAGTTGCCACCAACACTTGACGGCGGTAATAAGTTAACCAGCCAGATAAAAGATGCTAATGGCAACTACGGTTTTTTTAACCCTATTTATACTTATGTGGCCAAAAATAACAACCCAATCTATTCAATCGAGACCAATCAGTATAAAAATATAAACAACTACTTTTTGGTTAACTCGTCATTAGAAGCTACTATTTTCGACGGCCTTAAATTTAAAACCAACGGCGGTATTACTTATACCGGCTACAACGGTTCTTACTTCCAGCCTTCAGATAGCCGTAAAATTGATCAGTATGGCGCTGCTGCCGGTGCATCGGGTACAGCTTTATATTCGCAGCATATCAACAGCACCTTCGACTGGTTGTGGGAAAATTACCTGTCGTACGATAAAACATTCGGCTCGCATACCATCAATTTTGTAGCGGGTGTATCTGAACAGGAAAGCGATTATAACAGTTTAGGTGGTAGTGTTACGCCGCCAAACAACACTATTAAAAGCTTAAGCCAGGGTACCAACCTTATATTGGATGCTAATACCAATGGTGCTGTTAACAACGGCGAAGTAAAACGTTCTTACGCTTCGCAGTTTGCAAGGTTGGCTTACAACTATGCAAGCAAATATTATTTAACAGGTACGGTTAGAAGAGACGGTTCATCGCAGTTTGCGCCAGGTCATCAGTATGGTACTTTTTATTCAGGCGCTGTAAACTGGAATGTTAAAAAAGAATCTTTTCTTACCAACGTTAACTGGCTTTCAGGTTTAAAATTCAGGGGAAGCTATGGCGAGCTGGGTAACCAGCACGGCATAGGCGACTTTACCTACCAATCATTATATTCTGCAGGCGCTTCTGCAACAGCCAGTGGTAACCTTGGTTATGCCTTTGGTAAAGTAGGTGGCTCAAACGGAACTTACCAGGCAGGTGTGGCTTCAATCCAACCAGAAAATGATAACATCAGGTGGGAAACTGACTACGTTACCGACATTGGTATGGACGCATCATTTTTAAATGGCGAATTGAGCCTTACCGTTGATTATTTTAACAGAAAATCAAAAGACTTCCTGTTAAACATTGCAGCATCGCCACAAACAGGTTATAATACATTACCTTCAAATGTGGGCTCGATGGTAAATAAGGGCTGGGAGTTTGCCCTTAATTATAATCACGCTGTAAATAGTGATGTACACATTGATTTAGGTTTAACGCTTTCATTCATTAAAAACAGACTTACGGGCTTATATTCTGGTACTAATGCAATCTCCAACTTTGGTGGCCTTGGATTAACAGGCGATGGCTGGAGTGAATTTACCAGGACTTATATAGGCCAGCCAATTGGCGAGTTTTATGGATACAAAGCAATCGGAATTATCCAGAACCAGGCTCAATTAACCGCTTTAAACGCGGCTGCACAAGCAAAAGGTAATGACTTTTATTACAAAGCTACCACCGGCGTAGGCGATAGGTTATATGCCGATGTTGATGGCAGCGGTAAAATAACAGCCGACGACAGGGTAGCCCTGGGCAGTCCGCAGCCTAAGTTTTTTGGCGGGTTTAACCTTGGCGGTTCGTACAAATCGTGGGATTTTAATGCTTACTTCTACGGAGTTTACGGTAACAAGATTTTGAACTACCAGGAAAGTAACCTGGAGAGCTTTGCGCAAAGAGGATCGGTAAGTATCGAAAACGTAAGCAAGCAGTATTACAATAACTATTGGACTCCTACACGCTCGTCAAACCGTTATGCCGCGGTACATTATGATGATACCGATTACGGTAACCTGTTACCATCAAGTGCCTGGATTGAAAATGGTAGTTTCCTGAAATTGAAAACTGTTACGGTTGGATACTCATTACCACAGGATTTGGTTAAGAAACTTACATTATCAAAAATAAGGGTATATGTTTCGTCTCAAAACCTGTTCACCATTACCAAGTACACTGGTCTTGATCCCGAAATTGGCACTCAAAACGCCAACCCAACCCAAAACGGTGTTGACAATGGTACTTATCCATCATCAAGGTTTTACACTATCGGCTTAAACGTAGTATTCTAA
- a CDS encoding RagB/SusD family nutrient uptake outer membrane protein, whose amino-acid sequence MKINKKYFTIAALCGAMLIPLSCKKNFLTQTNTTASNADATFQKSQDVVALVNSIYDGYQNSDLLKKSIWYYANFTSHDWFNDGGDIAWNNYTISPTFGALYTFWQNAYFDIIRANSALEIIATAKTKGVVTAELGNRLLGEAYFLRGMSYYYLAGSFGGVPLELKSNPSGLAPRNTQAEVFAQVVADMKQAETLLQSKTVLPATEKGRATKGAAYAYEGSAQMWLGKYTEALTAFNNTELTANYHLLPNFIDVHEFSNQNNDESLFEIQFDIQGSQSWDGGWQNGGEVAWIDDFSWPHELSGFGYDYGNPGLEYSYQTGDLRKNATIIGPGDQNISPGIIAKWGGIKGYQVVIDGFKNGTKDNSAQKYGSFVGDDGNIINTCGALRQPWYGDDLTRSGYYCAKKWRDPNLTGANGSSTIFGSQNQILMRYAEVLLSRAECKVRTGDIPGAMADLKLVRDRAFGGTAPAVMQDGLTYDGKPTSPITDPLQMVLSEYRHELTGEYSLFYLLRRAGPGVATAFIQKNYGTDATVTPQPYPYGPTADGKLHGVWRTTLPANHDILPIPQTAIGLNPNLKQNPGY is encoded by the coding sequence ATGAAAATCAATAAAAAATATTTCACTATAGCGGCCTTGTGTGGGGCTATGCTGATCCCGCTCAGCTGTAAAAAGAATTTCTTAACACAAACCAATACAACAGCATCAAACGCTGATGCTACGTTTCAAAAATCGCAGGATGTAGTAGCGTTGGTAAACAGTATTTATGATGGTTACCAAAACAGCGATTTGCTGAAAAAATCAATCTGGTACTATGCCAATTTTACCAGCCATGACTGGTTTAATGATGGTGGCGATATAGCCTGGAACAACTATACCATCAGCCCGACTTTTGGGGCATTATATACCTTTTGGCAAAATGCCTATTTTGATATCATCAGGGCAAACTCGGCTTTAGAGATCATTGCTACCGCAAAAACAAAAGGCGTAGTTACCGCTGAATTGGGAAACCGTTTATTAGGCGAAGCCTACTTTTTAAGGGGGATGAGCTATTATTACCTGGCGGGTAGCTTTGGCGGTGTTCCGTTGGAGTTAAAATCAAACCCGAGCGGTTTGGCGCCAAGAAACACACAGGCCGAAGTATTTGCACAAGTGGTAGCCGATATGAAACAGGCTGAAACCTTGCTGCAATCAAAAACGGTATTACCGGCTACCGAAAAGGGCAGGGCTACCAAAGGTGCGGCTTATGCTTACGAGGGTTCAGCGCAAATGTGGTTAGGTAAATATACCGAGGCGCTTACCGCGTTTAACAATACCGAATTGACAGCCAATTACCATTTATTGCCAAACTTTATTGATGTACATGAATTTAGCAATCAAAATAACGACGAGTCGTTATTTGAAATTCAGTTCGATATCCAGGGCTCACAAAGCTGGGATGGCGGCTGGCAAAATGGTGGCGAAGTAGCATGGATTGATGACTTTAGCTGGCCACATGAGTTAAGCGGTTTTGGTTATGATTATGGTAACCCAGGTTTAGAATACTCATACCAAACAGGCGATTTGCGTAAAAATGCAACCATCATTGGTCCCGGCGATCAAAACATTAGCCCAGGCATTATTGCCAAATGGGGTGGTATAAAAGGTTACCAGGTGGTTATTGACGGTTTTAAAAACGGAACTAAAGATAACTCAGCTCAAAAATATGGCTCATTTGTTGGCGATGATGGCAACATCATTAACACCTGCGGTGCCTTAAGGCAGCCATGGTACGGCGATGACCTTACCCGGTCTGGCTACTATTGCGCAAAAAAATGGCGCGATCCAAACCTTACAGGCGCCAACGGTTCATCAACCATATTTGGTTCGCAAAATCAAATCCTGATGCGTTATGCCGAAGTTTTATTGTCAAGGGCAGAGTGTAAAGTGCGTACCGGCGATATTCCCGGTGCCATGGCCGATTTAAAATTGGTTAGAGACAGGGCTTTTGGCGGCACAGCACCGGCAGTTATGCAGGATGGACTTACTTATGATGGTAAACCAACATCGCCAATAACCGACCCATTGCAAATGGTATTAAGCGAGTACAGGCACGAATTAACCGGCGAGTATTCTTTATTTTACCTGTTGCGCAGGGCAGGCCCGGGTGTGGCTACTGCCTTTATTCAAAAAAACTACGGTACCGATGCTACAGTAACACCTCAGCCTTATCCTTACGGCCCAACTGCCGATGGAAAACTGCATGGCGTTTGGCGCACAACGCTACCTGCAAACCACGACATATTACCTATACCGCAAACCGCTATAGGGCTTAACCCTAACCTGAAACAAAACCCAGGTTATTAA